GAAATTGACTGTTCCTACATTATTGTAAACCAAGTCCTTAAACACATTCAATTAGGAGGACTCATCGAAGATGCGTGGGACGGACTCACCGAAGAACAGCAACGCATAATGACTCCATTCTTCGAAAAGGTTAGAGAGCACCACTCCACCCACAACAGCAGGGTGGATGTGCAGCGAAAGTATCTGAGCGACATCAAAGATCTATATCAAGAAGATTTTAACATAGGTTAGAAAAATGTGTTTTAACGCTCATATTTTCACAGTTGCTGTTCATCAGAACAAGCAAGAAGTAAGAGGCAAAGATGCTCTTGTGGCATTTGCAAAGAAGCTAATGCAACACAGTCCCCTTCCCATATAAGCTGGAAAACACTTTTAGCTACATTAGTCCGCTAAACGGACGCTCATGCCTTTGGCAGCCTTGCGTAAATCTTCGTCATTGCTCTGGACACAATTTCAAGTCCATTATGTGGAACGAACCTTCTCAAGCAATTTTAGTTTACTTAAAGCACCGGATGCTTTGACAAGCGAGACGAATTCAGGAATCTCCTCAACACCATCCTATAATACATATAGTGTACATTAATGGCACATACCATGATGAAGTCTTCCAAATGATAAATAGCCTCAAGCTGAGTTGCGCGTGTCTCAGAGTCGTCATCGTCAGATGAAGACAACAGATTTATTAAATCCTTAAGACCTCCGCATTTGACAAAGAATCTGCGATAATCCATATCTAGGATGAAATTGTTGAAACCAAAGTATAGCAACGCACCAAGTTGATATATGTTACGGCAAGTGTGCGCACAAGCTCCACTCATGCCAGTTATGCTAGACCGCATCCCACGTATCAGATCCGGCATGGCACCTGCATTGTACATCTCAATACAGTTCTCATGGTCTAAACAATCGTATTAATTACTTATAGCAGACATACTTCCAACGGACAAAAATGCGAGAGCAACAATCGCGGCATGATAACGATCGACCTCCTATTAAATCATAGGTAACCAGGTATCAACAACTAACATCGCTTTTCAATAGCTTCACTAACATGGGTATACCAGATGCTTTCCTAATGGCATCCTTGTACTCCGGATTCTCTGTATATAGTAAAATTACACCTCAGTAAAAACCAACTTTCATCACTTGCATATATTGCCAATTGAGTAGCAGCCAATGCTCCAACAGTGGTTGGATTCTCAGCCCATTGATGTATTTGACATGTGAATGGGTCAATCTgcaaatatacataaacAACATGTGTAACACCGACAGCTTGAGATGACTCGCATAGTGAAACTATCTCCGCAATATCGCCTTTATCATGTGCCAAGTCGAAACGGTAAATATCGTTTTCGGGCTCATCTAGCCCTAAAGCGTTCGAAATAGGAGCGTATGATGCTACAGTGTCAAGCACTTGCGCCTCAATAGATTCGAGCTTTTCCTGGTATTCACGCTACACATCGAATTAGTACCATACTTTTAGCACTAATATAGGAATTTAAACTCTATAGGATACTTTGGAGTAATGCATACCAACATtgaaaatgatacacaTGGATCATAAACCTACCAATCGACCAAAGCAACAATAGTTTCCCATAATGTGTTGAGATAAAATCTCTAacacatatatagacaGTTATCTATAATACATTGGAATGAAACAGGATTGAGTCAACGTGCTTTGTTGCACCCATTAGTCCACAGCAGCTACACATCACTGGAATACTCAAATAATATGATACGTTTCTTAAATATTACCAGTTCAGTGTGTATCTCCAGTAGGTAATTGTATCTCCTGAGCATTAATACGATGCTTCTCTATAGCACGTCGAATATCCCCCGTATTCGCGTACTTCACATACTCGTTGCGTTTTACAGGTTGCTTTTGCGATTCACGCTTTCGCTGATTTTTTGTCATAAAACTGTGTGCCGCCTTGACGTTTGCACGACTAACAAGTGCTGTAGGAAGAGGTGGTGTACTGAACCATGGATGTTGTAAAGCCTTGCGCGCGCAAATTCGATTTCCGGGTGTCCATGCAAACAAACGACGCATGAGATCCCAACCTTCATCTCCCAGTTCATTTGTAACTTTAAATGTTTTCTCGAACTCCTTTTTTCGAGTCACTATACTACCCTGTCGATCTGGGTGTAATGGATTTACTGAAGGTTCGTTCCAAAGTGGTAAAGTCCTCAAGAACCTCAAATCGGATTCGTTTGGAAGACCTAAACGCTCGGctattgtttttaaaattatagGCTCTTTGTCTGCCGCAAAAATATGTGTACCGCAGACCAATTCTGCCATAATGCAGCCGACACTCCACATGTCTACACCAGAGTGATAATTATCACTACCAAGCAATAGTTCAGGTGGACGATACCATAATGTAACCACTCTATTCGTTAACATCCCTTTACCAGTTGGACAATTGCGAGCTAAACCAAAGTCAGCCAGCTTTATTGTACCATCATGGTTCATTAGTAAATTCGCTGTTTTCAAATCACGATGCAAAACGTTGTTGTAATGGCAAAAGTGCACCGCTCGAAGTAGTTGTAGCATTATAGATTTTATCTCGCCGATGGAAAGCCACATCAGTGGCTTCGACAACTTGTCCCGCTTCTCGGTTGGGTCACGTAGTGCTTCAATATACCCACTTAGGTCAAATGGTAAATATTCAAATACCATCCACACGTGGTCTTTACCTGATCCTGTTTCTGACTGTGAATGTGCAATGCCTAATAAGTTAACTATGTTCTCATGTTTCAATGTATTCAACAAAACTATCTCACGAATGGCACTCTTAGGGAAACCTTCCCTATCTTCATTTAgtttcaacttcttcaaAGCAACAGGCGATTGATTTACAATATCTTCTGCCAACCAAACGTCACCATAGGCTCCTTGGCCGACTTGGTGGACTTTTACGAAATTGCGCAAGCGTACTTGACGAAAGTCAGACTGACTAAACGCTTTATACGTAACAAGTTCTTCCGCTGAAATACTACCCAATTCTGCACGACACTGTGTAGTTGCATCTTTAGATGTTGTTGGATCGGCGCAAGCTACATTAGCATAGCCAGATGGAGATGGATCGCGAAGAAGATTCTGTAAAAGGGTCCAGTCATTTTCTAAAACCGAAAAGGAAGGACTTTGCCCACACAATTCACGTAGGCATTCTATTATTGATGCGATTGATGTTGATTCGGCAGAATTTGCAGATAACTTTATGATTAAATCCGGAAACGCTCCCTCATCGCATGGAACTTCCGTTAAAATGGATGATAACCGCTGCAGTCCGGGCTCATTTAGTTCGTCTACCAATTTATTCAAATTATATAAAACGCGTTCCAAAAGCGATCGTGAATGGGTGCTACGAATTTTGTCAAAAATATTGCGCCCTTGCTTATGAAGACGAAGTGATAATGGATTCACCGATTGGCAACGTAGCAAATCCTGA
This is a stretch of genomic DNA from Babesia bovis T2Bo chromosome 1, whole genome shotgun sequence. It encodes these proteins:
- a CDS encoding protein kinase domain containing protein, whose amino-acid sequence is MSSDGVDRSLKGASVLQDLLRCQSVNPLSLRLHKQGRNIFDKIRSTHSRSLLERVLYNLNKLVDELNEPGLQRLSSILTEVPCDEGAFPDLIIKLSANSAESTSIASIIECLRELCGQSPSFSVLENDWTLLQNLLRDPSPSGYANVACADPTTSKDATTQCRAELGSISAEELVTYKAFSQSDFRQVRLRNFVKVHQVGQGAYGDVWLAEDIVNQSPVALKKLKLNEDREGFPKSAIREIVLLNTLKHENIVNLLGIAHSQSETGSGKDHVWMVFEYLPFDLSGYIEALRDPTEKRDKLSKPLMWLSIGEIKSIMLQLLRAVHFCHYNNVLHRDLKTANLLMNHDGTIKLADFGLARNCPTGKGMLTNRVVTLWYRPPELLLGSDNYHSGVDMWSVGCIMAELVCGTHIFAADKEPIILKTIAERLGLPNESDLRFLRTLPLWNEPSVNPLHPDRQGSIVTRKKEFEKTFKVTNELGDEGWDLMRRLFAWTPGNRICARKALQHPWFSTPPLPTALVSRANVKAAHSFMTKNQRKRESQKQPVKRNEYVKYANTGDIRRAIEKHRINAQEIQLPTGDTH